Genomic segment of Sphingopyxis sp. QXT-31:
ATGTCCCGCTCGTCCGGCTGCGCGCCTCGCCCGCCGCGACGGGCCCCGAGGACGACAGCATCTATCGCTACGATCGCGCCGCCTTGCTCGAAGCGCTGCGCAGGCAGGTCGGAGGAGCCCGCTCATGATGGAAAAACTCTATTTGATCGCGCGCATCGCCGACACGCGCGTCGCGCTGCGCAGCCGCGCGATCAATTCGGTGGTGACGGTGGGCACGCCCGTCCATGTGCCCGCCGCGCCGTCGCATGTCGCGGGGCTGTTTGCGCTGCGCAGCCGCGTCTTCACGCTGATCGACCCGCATGTCGTGATCGGCCTGCCGCCGGTCCCCGTCGCGCCGGGGCAGCGCGTGATCGTCGTCGACGTCGGCGAGCACGGCTATGCGCTGCTCGCCGACGCGATCGAGGATGTCTGCTTCATCGAGGCGCCCGAAACGCGCGTCGCGGGCAAGCTGCTCCCCGGCTGGGCGCGCGTCGCCGACGCGATGATCGAGCATGACGGCCATTCGCTGCTGGTCGTCGACCCGTCGCATTTCATCACTTTGCCGGTCGCCAAGGCGGCGTGACATTAACGCGCTGAATACGTTTCCTGCGGTATCCCCACGCAATCCCCGGGGCACGGAGTAAATCATGTCGAAATCCTGTCTGGTCGTCGATGACAGCAAAGTGATCCGCAAGGTCGCGCGTCATATCCTTGAAAGCATGGCGTTCGAGGTGGACGAGGCGGCCGACGGGCAGGAGGCGCTGACCTTTTGCCGCGCCAACCGCCCCGACGTGATCCTGCTCGACTGGAACATGCCCGTGATGAGCGGCATGGAGTTTCTGGGCGCGTTCAACGACCTCGATTACGGGCATGAGGAGCGCCCGCGCATCGTCTTCTGCACCACCGAGAACAGCATCGATCATATCCGCGCCGCGATCGAAGCCGGGGCCGACGAATATGTGATGAAGCCGTTCGACCGCGAAACGCTCGAAGGAAAATTGCAGCTCGTCGGCGTCGCCTGAGGCGGCGCGGGTGGCGGCATCCCCAAATCTGGCCCGCGCGGCTCCGCTGGACGAGGCGATACCGGCTCCGCGCGACGTGCGCGTCATGCTGGTCGACGACAGCCTGGTGGTGCGCAGCATCCTCGAACGGATCATCGATCAGAGCGCGGGGCTGACGGTCTGCGCCTCGCTCTCCTCGGCGCACGACGCGCTCGCCTATCTTGCCTGCGAACCCGTCGATGTCGTCGTGCTCGACATCGAAATGCCGGGGATGAACGGCATCACCGCGCTCCCCCTGATCCTCGACCGCGCCGAGAAGGCGCGCGTGCTGATCCTCTCGTCGAACTGCCTCGAGGGCGGCCCCGCGGCGATCGAGGCGCTGGCGCTCGGCGCGAGCGACACGCTCGCCAAACCGGGGCGCGGCAGTTTTTCGGGGCGCTTCGCCGAGGTGCTGACCGAGCGCATCCGCACTTTGGGGCAGCAGCCGCGGCACGGCATCGGCGTGATCCGCGCCGCCGCGCCCGCGCCGGTCGCGCCCGCGCCGGTCGCGATCGACACCGACCAGCCGCTCGAATGCATCGCGGTCGCTGCCTCGACCGGCGGCATCCCGGCCTTCACCAGCTTCCTCAGCCATCTCGACCCGCGCATCGCCGCGCCGATCCTGCTCACCCAGCACCTTCCCGACGCCTTCATGGAGTTTTACGCGAAGCAGATCGCGACGATGACGTCGCGCAAGGTCGTGGTCGCGGCGGCAGGGATGCCGGTCGAGAAGAACCATATCTATCTCGCGCCGGGCGATGCGCATCTGATCGTCGTCGGCACCGGCCGGCGGCGCGAGATCGCGCTCGACCGGCGACCGGTCGCCAACGGCTGTTGCCCCTCGGCCGACCCGATGTTCGATTCGCTCGCCGAAGTCTATGGCCCGCGCGCCGCCGCGGTGGTGCTGAGCGGCATGGGCCGTGACGGCGCCGACGGCGCGGCGCGCCTCAAGGAAGCGGGCGGCACGGTGTTCGCGCAGGCGCCCGAAAGCTGCGTGATCTGGGGCATGCCCGGCGCGGTCGCCAAGGCGGGGATCGCCGCGGCGACGCTCAACCCCGATGCGATCGCGCTGATGCTGGGGAGCTTCCTGAAAGGGCGCGCGAAGTCATGATGGGCGGGACCGCCAGCGAATCGGCCTACCGCGTGCTCATGGGCGTGCTCGAATCGCGCACCGGCCAGACGCTGTCGCCCAGCCGCATCTGGCGCATCGAAATGTCGCTGAAGCCGGTGATGCAGCGCCACGGCATCGCCGACCTCGACGGGCTGGTCGCGGCGCTGGTGACCTCGACCAGCCGCCAGCTGCTC
This window contains:
- the cheB gene encoding chemotaxis-specific protein-glutamate methyltransferase CheB; protein product: MAASPNLARAAPLDEAIPAPRDVRVMLVDDSLVVRSILERIIDQSAGLTVCASLSSAHDALAYLACEPVDVVVLDIEMPGMNGITALPLILDRAEKARVLILSSNCLEGGPAAIEALALGASDTLAKPGRGSFSGRFAEVLTERIRTLGQQPRHGIGVIRAAAPAPVAPAPVAIDTDQPLECIAVAASTGGIPAFTSFLSHLDPRIAAPILLTQHLPDAFMEFYAKQIATMTSRKVVVAAAGMPVEKNHIYLAPGDAHLIVVGTGRRREIALDRRPVANGCCPSADPMFDSLAEVYGPRAAAVVLSGMGRDGADGAARLKEAGGTVFAQAPESCVIWGMPGAVAKAGIAAATLNPDAIALMLGSFLKGRAKS
- a CDS encoding response regulator, yielding MSKSCLVVDDSKVIRKVARHILESMAFEVDEAADGQEALTFCRANRPDVILLDWNMPVMSGMEFLGAFNDLDYGHEERPRIVFCTTENSIDHIRAAIEAGADEYVMKPFDRETLEGKLQLVGVA
- a CDS encoding chemotaxis protein CheW — encoded protein: MMEKLYLIARIADTRVALRSRAINSVVTVGTPVHVPAAPSHVAGLFALRSRVFTLIDPHVVIGLPPVPVAPGQRVIVVDVGEHGYALLADAIEDVCFIEAPETRVAGKLLPGWARVADAMIEHDGHSLLVVDPSHFITLPVAKAA